One part of the Candidatus Kouleothrix ribensis genome encodes these proteins:
- a CDS encoding aminotransferase class I/II-fold pyridoxal phosphate-dependent enzyme, with protein sequence MATRYAPRPWVPPAIEAAIEHSAEHYRALEAHALEAELHSLLARHEQYMDHECLSLYAGTNILNPRAAQLLAASVGSRPSLGYPGAKYEMGMQYAEQIEIMAVELLKELFGCSYAEFRVGSGSLANLYAYMACTRPGDAIMAFADSAAGHVTHHQAGAAGLYGLQIHEVPYDAAQMTIDLPALRTAAARIRPSLIIIAGSMCLFPYPVAQARAIADEVGAYLMYDAAHMSGLIAGGAFQQPLAEGAHLITSSTYKSFGGPPSGMILTNDAELARRLDSIAYPGLTANFDLGKTAALIVAMLDLREHGRAYAQMCIANAQALAAALAERGCPVHAVAGRGYTASQHIAIQAHAYGGGNAAARRLELANILTSGIELPLPPVAGDFNALRLGTQEITRWGMVPADMPAVAELIAQVLVQGAQPEQVRPAVVALRAGFQKLHFVR encoded by the coding sequence ATGGCAACCAGATACGCACCGCGCCCGTGGGTGCCACCCGCGATCGAGGCGGCGATCGAGCACAGCGCCGAGCACTACCGCGCGCTCGAAGCGCATGCGCTCGAGGCCGAGCTGCACAGCCTGCTGGCGCGGCACGAGCAATACATGGATCACGAGTGCCTGAGCCTGTACGCCGGCACCAACATCCTCAACCCGCGCGCCGCGCAGCTGCTGGCCGCCAGCGTGGGCAGCCGGCCCAGCCTGGGCTACCCCGGCGCCAAGTACGAGATGGGCATGCAGTATGCCGAGCAGATCGAGATCATGGCAGTTGAGCTGCTGAAGGAACTGTTCGGATGCAGCTACGCCGAGTTTCGGGTTGGTAGCGGCTCGCTGGCCAACCTGTATGCCTACATGGCCTGTACCCGGCCCGGCGACGCGATTATGGCCTTCGCCGACAGTGCCGCCGGCCACGTGACCCACCACCAGGCCGGCGCGGCCGGGCTGTATGGCCTGCAGATTCACGAGGTGCCCTACGACGCCGCGCAGATGACGATCGACTTGCCGGCGCTGCGCACTGCGGCCGCGCGCATCAGGCCCAGCCTGATCATCATCGCCGGCAGTATGTGCCTGTTCCCCTACCCGGTGGCCCAGGCCCGCGCAATTGCCGACGAGGTCGGCGCCTACCTGATGTACGACGCCGCACATATGTCGGGGCTGATCGCCGGCGGCGCGTTCCAGCAGCCGCTGGCCGAGGGCGCGCACCTGATCACCAGCTCGACCTACAAGTCGTTCGGCGGGCCGCCCTCGGGCATGATCCTCACCAACGACGCCGAGCTGGCGCGTAGGCTCGACTCGATCGCCTACCCAGGCCTGACCGCCAACTTCGACCTGGGCAAGACGGCCGCGCTGATCGTGGCGATGCTCGACCTGCGCGAGCACGGCCGGGCTTACGCCCAGATGTGCATTGCCAACGCCCAGGCGCTGGCGGCGGCGCTGGCCGAGCGCGGCTGCCCGGTTCACGCCGTAGCTGGCCGCGGCTACACCGCATCGCAGCATATCGCGATCCAGGCCCACGCCTATGGCGGCGGCAATGCTGCGGCCCGGCGGCTCGAGCTGGCGAATATTCTGACGAGTGGGATCGAGCTGCCGCTGCCGCCAGTAGCCGGCGACTTCAACGCGCTACGGCTCGGCACGCAGGAGATCACGCGTTGGGGCATGGTGCCGGCCGATATGCCGGCGGTGGCCGAGCTGATCGCGCAGGTGCTTGTGCAGGGCGCGCAGCCCGAGCAGGTGCGGCCTGCGGTTGTGGCGCTACGGGCCGGCTTTCAGAAGTTGCACTTCGTGCGTTAG
- a CDS encoding AAA family ATPase → MPKPLLVIISGPPCSGKTTLGTWLAGQLRLPLFHRDGFKELLFDSLGWSDLAWSKRLGGASYALLYHTTEALLRAGASLIIESNFDPHVDGPRMRELAARHPFALVQIRCMASGPVLFERFRQRALSSERHPGHLDHLNIPVYEPIVAAGAGPRNDFLDLAGACIDLTTSDFAQLDYQQVLAQVRAAIERLAAPGDQHPPEP, encoded by the coding sequence ATGCCCAAACCACTGCTCGTGATCATCAGCGGCCCGCCCTGCTCGGGCAAGACTACGCTCGGCACCTGGCTGGCCGGGCAGCTCAGGCTGCCGCTGTTTCACCGCGACGGCTTCAAAGAGCTGCTGTTCGACAGCCTGGGCTGGAGCGACCTGGCATGGTCGAAGCGGCTCGGCGGTGCCAGCTATGCCCTGCTGTACCATACCACCGAGGCGCTGCTGCGCGCCGGAGCCTCGCTGATCATCGAGAGTAATTTCGATCCGCACGTCGATGGCCCGCGTATGCGCGAGCTTGCGGCGCGCCACCCGTTCGCGCTGGTGCAGATCCGCTGCATGGCCAGCGGGCCGGTGCTGTTCGAGCGCTTCAGGCAGCGCGCGCTCAGCAGCGAACGGCATCCTGGGCATCTCGATCACCTGAATATTCCCGTCTACGAGCCGATCGTCGCGGCTGGTGCCGGCCCGCGCAACGATTTTCTCGACCTGGCAGGCGCGTGCATCGATCTCACAACCAGCGATTTTGCGCAGCTCGACTATCAGCAGGTTCTGGCGCAGGTGCGCGCCGCGATCGAGCGCCTCGCCGCGCCGGGCGATCAGCATCCGCCTGAGCCATAA
- a CDS encoding bifunctional enoyl-CoA hydratase/phosphate acetyltransferase encodes MEYIENRTFDEIAIGDAASLTRTLTEADIKLFAVMSGDVNPAHLDEEYARNDLFHKIIAHGMWGGALISTLLGTQLPGPGTIYLGQTLRFRRPVAIGDVVTVSVQASAKNAEKHRITFDCTCVNQAGEAVISGEAEVIAPTEKVKRPRVNLPEVHLHDHGARYRQLIAASAGLPPMRTGVVHPVDAPALLEALEAARAGMIVPVLIGPEAKIRAVAEAQGVDISPYQLIATEHSHAAAAHAVALARAGQLDALMKGAIGIQEFMRAVVDKANGLGTGRRMSHVFAIDVPTYPRPLFITDAVINVAPNLEDKRDIVQNAIHLAHVLGIAEPKVALLAAVETINPRIRSTLEAAAICKMLDRGQISGGLVDGPLGFDTAVSQEAARAQGITSPVAGQADILVVPDLETGTLLAKQLEYLADAQSAGVVLGARVPIVLTSSAGNPLSRMASCAIALLLVRARQAIPPAGPAQLPGARG; translated from the coding sequence ATGGAGTACATCGAAAATCGCACCTTCGACGAGATCGCCATCGGCGATGCGGCCAGCCTGACGCGCACGCTCACCGAGGCCGATATCAAGCTGTTCGCCGTTATGTCGGGCGATGTGAACCCGGCCCACCTCGACGAAGAGTACGCCCGCAACGACCTGTTCCATAAGATCATTGCCCACGGTATGTGGGGCGGCGCGCTGATATCGACACTGCTCGGCACGCAGCTGCCCGGCCCTGGCACGATCTACCTCGGCCAGACCCTGCGCTTCCGCCGGCCGGTCGCGATTGGCGACGTGGTTACCGTGTCGGTGCAGGCCAGCGCCAAAAATGCCGAGAAGCACCGGATCACCTTCGACTGCACATGCGTGAACCAGGCCGGTGAGGCGGTGATCAGTGGCGAGGCCGAGGTGATCGCGCCAACCGAAAAGGTCAAGCGCCCGCGCGTGAACCTGCCCGAGGTGCATCTGCACGACCACGGCGCGCGCTACCGGCAGCTGATCGCCGCCAGCGCCGGGCTGCCGCCCATGCGCACCGGCGTGGTTCATCCCGTCGATGCGCCCGCGCTACTCGAGGCGCTCGAGGCCGCGCGCGCCGGCATGATCGTGCCGGTGCTGATCGGCCCCGAGGCCAAGATCCGCGCCGTGGCCGAGGCACAGGGCGTCGATATCTCGCCCTACCAGCTGATCGCTACCGAGCACAGCCACGCTGCGGCGGCCCATGCGGTGGCGCTGGCGCGCGCCGGCCAGCTCGACGCGCTGATGAAGGGCGCGATCGGCATCCAGGAATTCATGCGCGCAGTCGTCGACAAAGCCAACGGCCTTGGCACCGGCCGGCGCATGAGCCACGTGTTTGCGATCGATGTGCCGACCTACCCGCGCCCGCTGTTCATCACCGACGCGGTGATCAATGTTGCGCCCAACCTCGAGGACAAGCGCGATATTGTGCAGAATGCGATCCACCTGGCACACGTGCTCGGCATCGCCGAGCCGAAGGTCGCGCTGCTGGCCGCAGTCGAGACGATCAACCCGCGCATCCGCTCGACACTCGAGGCCGCCGCGATCTGCAAGATGCTCGATCGCGGCCAGATCAGCGGCGGCCTGGTCGATGGCCCACTCGGCTTCGATACCGCCGTATCGCAAGAGGCCGCCCGTGCGCAGGGCATCACCTCGCCGGTGGCCGGCCAGGCCGACATCCTGGTGGTGCCGGATCTCGAGACCGGCACACTGCTGGCGAAACAGCTCGAGTACCTGGCCGACGCGCAATCGGCCGGGGTTGTGCTAGGCGCACGTGTGCCGATTGTGCTGACCAGCAGCGCCGGCAACCCGCTCAGCCGTATGGCCTCGTGTGCGATTGCGCTGCTGCTTGTGCGCGCGCGCCAGGCCATACCGCCGGCCGGCCCGGCCCAACTGCCCGGCGCACGCGGGTGA
- a CDS encoding DMT family transporter has protein sequence MTSASLTRHEAARQSHLAVLAMAGINMIWGAAFPLTKPALEHIPPFTFALLRFALALAVLLPLARRAPWRLLRGPDAGRVIAMGLSGFCFVQLSQTIALQLSPAADIAMIATTTPLWVALLAWPWLGERLSWRGGLGFVLAIGGLLLILWPQGAAGSSFANRVIGDAIFVAGSLGWAVYNLLGRDLMRRHAPLPATTAAGVVGTLAMLPFAAYEWANRQLPSFTPIGVAALGYTGLLVTVLGFLVLFWALGRAGAAQVAAMMYFQPLAGVLLAWLFLREPLGGAFLAGAALMLTGVSLVVLWPGGMRRTENQEPSTIEREPPVLGS, from the coding sequence ATGACCAGCGCATCGCTCACCCGCCACGAGGCGGCCCGCCAATCACACCTGGCAGTGCTGGCCATGGCCGGCATCAACATGATCTGGGGCGCAGCGTTCCCGCTCACCAAGCCCGCGCTCGAGCATATTCCGCCATTCACATTCGCGCTGCTGCGCTTCGCGCTGGCGCTGGCCGTGCTGCTGCCGCTGGCCCGGCGCGCACCCTGGCGGCTGCTGCGCGGCCCCGACGCGGGCCGGGTCATCGCGATGGGCCTGAGCGGCTTCTGCTTCGTGCAGCTGAGCCAGACGATCGCGCTGCAGCTCAGCCCGGCCGCCGACATCGCCATGATCGCCACCACCACGCCGCTGTGGGTCGCGCTGCTGGCCTGGCCCTGGCTGGGCGAGCGCCTGAGCTGGCGCGGCGGGCTTGGCTTCGTGCTGGCGATCGGCGGGCTGCTGCTGATCCTCTGGCCGCAGGGAGCTGCCGGCAGCTCATTCGCCAACCGTGTGATCGGCGACGCGATCTTTGTGGCCGGCTCGCTCGGCTGGGCGGTGTATAACCTGCTTGGGCGCGACCTGATGCGCCGCCATGCGCCGCTGCCGGCCACCACCGCCGCCGGGGTGGTCGGTACGCTGGCGATGCTGCCGTTCGCCGCCTACGAGTGGGCCAACCGGCAGCTACCGAGCTTCACGCCGATCGGTGTGGCCGCGCTGGGCTACACCGGCCTGCTGGTGACGGTGCTAGGCTTCCTGGTGCTGTTCTGGGCGCTCGGGCGCGCCGGCGCGGCCCAGGTGGCGGCGATGATGTATTTCCAGCCGCTCGCCGGCGTGCTGCTGGCATGGCTGTTCCTGCGCGAGCCGCTCGGGGGTGCGTTCCTGGCCGGGGCGGCGCTCATGCTCACCGGCGTGAGCCTGGTGGTGCTGTGGCCGGGAGGTATGCGGAGAACCGAGAACCAAGAACCAAGCACTATTGAGCGCGAGCCGCCGGTGCTTGGGTCTTAG
- the hemL gene encoding glutamate-1-semialdehyde 2,1-aminomutase, producing the protein MAKDTRSAALFAEAQRHIPGGVNSPVRAFRGVGGVPRFIEHAAGAYLTDADGNQYIDYVLSWGPLILGHAHPGVVAAVAAQAARGTSYGAPTAIETTLAQLISAAMPAVELVRFVSSGTEATMSAVRLARAYTRRNKVIKFAGCYHGHADEFLVQAGSGVATLGLPDSPGVPAAATADTLSAPFNDLAAVEQLLARHPQQVAAIIVEPVAGNMGLVPPNAGYLAGLRALADQHGALLVFDEVMTGFRVGPGGAQGRYGVTPDLTCLGKVIGGGLPAAAYGGRREIMQQIAPAGPVYQAGTLSGNPLAMAAGVVTLQEISAPGAFERLEYTAARLRDGFAQAAEAAGVPLQAAAVGSMWGFFFAAEPVRDYASAKQHADTARYARFFHAMLERGVYLAPSQFEAAFVSLAHDDAIVDQTLDAARAAFAAI; encoded by the coding sequence ATGGCCAAGGATACCCGCTCGGCCGCACTTTTTGCCGAGGCACAGCGCCACATTCCCGGCGGCGTGAACAGCCCTGTGCGCGCGTTTCGCGGTGTCGGCGGCGTGCCGCGCTTCATCGAGCACGCTGCGGGCGCCTACCTGACCGACGCCGACGGCAACCAGTATATCGACTATGTGCTCTCGTGGGGGCCGCTGATCCTCGGGCATGCCCACCCCGGCGTGGTCGCGGCGGTGGCCGCGCAGGCCGCGCGCGGCACCTCGTATGGCGCGCCGACCGCGATCGAGACCACGCTGGCCCAGCTGATCAGCGCGGCCATGCCGGCGGTCGAGCTGGTGCGCTTCGTCTCGTCGGGCACCGAGGCGACCATGAGCGCCGTACGGCTGGCGCGCGCCTATACCCGGCGCAACAAAGTGATCAAGTTCGCCGGCTGTTACCATGGCCACGCCGACGAATTCCTGGTGCAGGCCGGCTCGGGCGTGGCCACGCTGGGCCTGCCCGATAGCCCCGGCGTGCCGGCAGCCGCCACCGCCGACACGCTCAGCGCACCATTCAACGACCTGGCGGCGGTCGAGCAGCTGCTGGCGCGCCACCCTCAGCAGGTCGCGGCGATCATCGTCGAGCCGGTGGCCGGCAACATGGGCCTGGTGCCGCCGAATGCCGGCTACCTGGCCGGGCTGCGCGCGCTGGCCGACCAGCACGGCGCACTGCTGGTGTTCGACGAGGTGATGACCGGCTTTCGAGTGGGGCCGGGTGGCGCGCAGGGGCGCTACGGCGTGACGCCCGACCTGACCTGCCTGGGCAAGGTGATCGGCGGCGGCCTGCCGGCGGCGGCCTACGGCGGTCGGCGCGAGATCATGCAGCAGATCGCACCGGCCGGGCCAGTCTATCAGGCCGGCACGCTTTCGGGCAACCCGCTGGCCATGGCCGCTGGAGTCGTCACGCTCCAGGAGATCAGTGCGCCCGGCGCGTTTGAGCGGCTCGAGTACACGGCCGCGCGCCTGCGCGATGGCTTTGCCCAGGCGGCCGAGGCGGCCGGCGTGCCGCTACAGGCCGCAGCGGTGGGCAGCATGTGGGGCTTCTTCTTCGCCGCCGAGCCAGTGCGCGACTACGCCAGCGCCAAGCAGCATGCCGACACGGCCCGCTACGCGCGCTTCTTCCACGCCATGCTCGAGCGCGGGGTGTACCTGGCACCCTCGCAATTCGAGGCCGCGTTCGTGTCGCTGGCCCACGACGACGCAATCGTCGACCAGACGCTCGACGCGGCGCGGGCGGCGTTCGCCGCAATCTAG
- the hemB gene encoding porphobilinogen synthase — MSLLFRPRRLRRTPTLRRMVRETMLSANDLIAPLFIAEGHGIVRPIGSMPGHAQRSPDQIDGEIDDLGELGVPAVLLFGIPMHKDAQGSGAWTADGPVPSAIRNVKRRAPELLVLADVCMCEYTDHGHCGVLAPGGGDVLNDPTLDLLARAAVAYADAGADIVAPSAMMDGQVAAIRAALDAAGHQDVPIMAYAAKFASAFYGPFREAAESTPQFGDRRAYQIDPANAREALREVALDVAEGADMLMVKPAGAYLDIISAVRSRYQLPLAAYQVSGEYAMIKAAAQNGWIDERRAAIESLIAIKRAGADMIISYYAKEALRWLAQE, encoded by the coding sequence ATGTCGCTGCTGTTCCGCCCGCGCCGGTTGCGCCGTACGCCGACTCTGCGCCGTATGGTGCGCGAGACGATGCTGAGCGCGAACGACCTGATCGCGCCGCTGTTTATCGCCGAGGGCCACGGCATCGTGCGGCCGATCGGCTCGATGCCCGGCCACGCCCAGCGCTCGCCCGACCAGATCGACGGCGAGATCGACGATCTGGGGGAGCTGGGCGTGCCGGCGGTGCTGCTGTTCGGCATTCCCATGCACAAAGACGCCCAGGGCAGTGGCGCGTGGACCGCCGACGGCCCGGTGCCTAGCGCAATCCGCAACGTCAAGCGCCGCGCCCCCGAGCTGCTGGTGCTGGCCGACGTGTGTATGTGCGAGTATACCGACCACGGCCACTGCGGCGTGCTCGCGCCGGGCGGCGGCGATGTGCTGAACGACCCGACGCTCGACCTGCTGGCGCGCGCGGCCGTGGCCTATGCCGACGCCGGCGCCGATATTGTGGCACCTAGCGCGATGATGGACGGCCAGGTCGCGGCGATCCGCGCCGCGCTCGACGCCGCCGGCCACCAGGATGTGCCGATCATGGCCTACGCCGCCAAGTTCGCCTCGGCGTTCTACGGGCCATTCCGCGAAGCTGCCGAAAGTACGCCGCAGTTCGGCGACCGGCGCGCCTACCAGATCGACCCGGCCAACGCGCGCGAGGCACTGCGCGAGGTGGCGCTCGATGTCGCCGAAGGCGCCGATATGCTCATGGTCAAGCCGGCCGGCGCCTACCTCGACATCATCAGTGCGGTGCGCTCACGCTACCAACTGCCGCTGGCGGCCTACCAGGTGAGCGGCGAATATGCTATGATCAAGGCCGCCGCGCAGAACGGCTGGATCGACGAGCGCCGCGCCGCGATCGAGAGCCTGATCGCGATCAAGCGCGCCGGCGCCGACATGATCATCAGCTACTACGCCAAAGAGGCCCTGCGCTGGCTGGCCCAGGAGTAG
- a CDS encoding uroporphyrinogen-III synthase, with translation MDHHPLAGKRIVVTRPAHQAAALLAQLRALGAEPIACPAITIAPPADMAALDQAIGRLDSYDWLIVTSVNGVHALLGRMAELGAAPTALTHLAIGAIGPATAAALAEYRLRAAFVPGDYVAEAIVAEIGDVAGQRMLLPRADIARPALADGLRARGALVDNIAAYRTVPAAGVGGLAHQLRAGALDALTFTSSSTVRYLLDGLAATGFARAEAVAALNQAAIICIGPITADTARAEGLRVDAEARIYTEDGLVAALVAWFSRPGQLQV, from the coding sequence ATGGATCACCATCCACTCGCCGGGAAGCGCATCGTCGTCACGCGCCCGGCCCACCAGGCCGCCGCGCTACTGGCGCAGCTGCGCGCGCTGGGCGCCGAGCCGATCGCCTGCCCGGCGATCACAATCGCACCGCCGGCCGACATGGCCGCGCTCGATCAGGCGATTGGCCGGTTGGACAGCTACGACTGGCTGATCGTCACCAGTGTCAACGGCGTCCATGCGCTGCTTGGGCGCATGGCCGAGCTAGGCGCGGCGCCCACTGCGCTCACACACCTGGCGATCGGCGCGATCGGCCCGGCCACCGCCGCCGCGCTCGCAGAGTATCGGCTGCGTGCGGCATTCGTGCCGGGCGATTACGTGGCCGAGGCGATCGTAGCCGAGATCGGCGACGTGGCCGGCCAGCGTATGCTGCTGCCGCGCGCCGACATTGCCCGGCCGGCGCTGGCCGACGGGCTGCGCGCCAGGGGCGCGCTGGTCGACAATATCGCGGCCTATCGCACGGTGCCGGCTGCCGGCGTGGGTGGCCTGGCCCACCAGCTGCGCGCCGGCGCGCTCGACGCGCTGACCTTCACCAGCTCATCGACCGTGCGCTACCTGCTCGACGGCCTGGCCGCCACCGGGTTCGCGCGCGCTGAAGCCGTCGCGGCGCTCAACCAGGCTGCAATCATCTGCATCGGCCCGATCACCGCCGACACCGCGCGGGCCGAGGGGTTGCGCGTGGATGCCGAGGCGCGCATATACACCGAAGACGGCCTGGTGGCCGCACTTGTCGCGTGGTTCAGCAGACCAGGACAGTTGCAGGTTTGA